Proteins found in one Candidatus Binatus sp. genomic segment:
- a CDS encoding response regulator, protein VADTGVGIAHDKTDSIFDAFTQADSSTTRKYGGTGLGLTIVKRLVEIYGGAIAVESEMGKGSTFSFTAEFKTRPAPATVALDAASVDLAGMRILVVDDTAVNRMILREALIWRGVLVTCVESGQAALNEIDRAVAGGNPYRAVLLDCRMPGMDGIEVARQIRRRGLGSHDRPIILMLTSDDLGATMARAREAGVEIFMVKPIKRADLYAVLNRALGAGGPSSQLTSPAERDGVHSTLGSDVSGEMRPLRILLADDSHDNRLLVQAYFQKTPHIIDEAEDGAAAVEKFRTGIYDLVLMDIEMPIMDGYSATRAIRAIENETGRPRVPIIALTASVLAEALDKAIDAGCDAYVAKPVKKATLLAAAYTATRDAETNGDRLRA, encoded by the coding sequence GGTGGCGGACACCGGGGTCGGGATCGCGCACGACAAGACCGATAGCATCTTTGACGCCTTCACCCAGGCCGACTCCTCGACGACGCGAAAGTATGGCGGAACCGGGCTGGGGCTCACGATCGTCAAGCGTCTGGTCGAGATATACGGAGGCGCGATAGCCGTCGAGAGCGAGATGGGCAAGGGCAGCACCTTCAGCTTCACCGCCGAGTTCAAGACCCGGCCCGCCCCTGCGACGGTCGCGCTTGACGCGGCGAGCGTGGACCTGGCCGGCATGCGCATCCTGGTCGTCGATGACACCGCCGTCAACCGAATGATCCTGCGCGAGGCGCTCATCTGGCGGGGCGTCCTGGTCACCTGTGTCGAGAGCGGCCAGGCGGCGCTGAACGAAATCGATCGGGCGGTGGCCGGCGGCAACCCCTATCGCGCGGTACTGCTGGATTGCCGGATGCCCGGGATGGACGGAATAGAAGTGGCCCGTCAGATTCGCCGTCGCGGGCTCGGGTCGCACGACCGTCCGATCATACTGATGCTCACGTCCGACGACCTGGGCGCAACCATGGCGCGGGCTCGCGAAGCGGGCGTTGAGATCTTCATGGTCAAGCCGATAAAGCGCGCCGATCTGTACGCAGTGCTGAACCGGGCCCTTGGCGCCGGTGGTCCATCATCGCAACTCACCTCGCCCGCCGAGCGCGACGGCGTCCATTCGACCTTGGGCAGCGACGTATCGGGCGAGATGCGCCCGCTCAGGATCCTGCTGGCCGACGATTCGCACGACAATCGGCTGCTGGTGCAGGCGTACTTCCAGAAGACGCCACACATTATCGACGAAGCCGAGGACGGCGCCGCGGCGGTCGAGAAGTTCAGGACCGGCATCTACGATCTGGTACTGATGGACATCGAGATGCCAATCATGGACGGCTACTCGGCGACCCGGGCGATACGCGCGATAGAAAATGAAACCGGACGCCCCCGCGTCCCAATCATCGCGCTGACGGCCTCTGTCCTCGCCGAGGCATTGGATAAAGCAATCGACGCGGGATGCGATGCGTACGTCGCCAAGCCGGTGAAGAAAGCCACCCTGCTGGCCGCCGCTTATACGGCGACCCGCGATGCCGAAACGAACGGCGACCGCCTGCGCGCCTGA